The sequence GTCTGAACTTATCTCAGTGCATTGCACCTGGTGATGCTGTTTTTCCAAATTCAGGAGGTGTATTTCTTCTCTGGTGCTTCTCTTCAGTCTTTCTatgctgtttgtctttcttttagGTTTGAGGGCTGCAGTTAAGGACATCCGGAATAAAAATCCTCTTGAATTGTATTCAGTTGCCAGATCTTGTTCTTGGTCATTACAGGTCTAACTATTTCCTTTATGAGTCCCAGTAACCTCCAGATGTGTGGCTGTGCAGGATGCTGCGGTTGAGTATCCCTCTGATGGTCCTCAAGGGTGGAAACACTAAAGCAACACTTCATTGCTATTCACATTtcctttttatgtttgtttatttatttatttattgaggtATTGTGAACACTAACCTATACTTAAAAGGTGAGAACATGGAagactaaaacaaaacaaaacatgcatgTAAACAAGCGTTTCTTTGGCCACACTTTCTTCACACACTCGTGTTTCGTACAAATAACATCACAGTTTCTCCCGCTCTGTCTTTCTTACACTGTCCCAGATTCATAGTTGTAGACGTCAACATAACTGGGAAACAAAAGCCTGATCGAGGCCATGAGCCAACATGCCTTGGCCTCACAACAGTGCTTTTACCTTcgccaagaaggttatgtttgcATCTGTGTTTCGCCTTTTATCTCGTATTCCTTCGGAGGATCTCCAGAGAATTGGGTGCAGACCTTCTCCGCACTTTGCCTTTCACTCATTGACAACGCAgcgggagattctctgctcggagacatcaacaacaacagctaATTCTCCACAGGATTCAGGTGAAGGGTGGCGCAGCCTTCAGAGGCAGGAATCTATATTTTCCGCTCACATCAACATCGGCACAGGCTCTTAtccccacaaactctcttgacaccTTCGTTGGTGACCTCTACGTGTGTGTCGTCGCTTTTTCACCTTGTTTCCACAGATAATCCAGAGGCCCTCCCTCGGACCTGTGcgctcacacaaacacctcctccagagaaactgTGAAggatctccagagttcagtgcaggtctgaaagcagctttagttagcaggattacacaaaaggCTACTGGACAAATTTCCATAAAAATTGGTGGAAGGATTAGGTATGGGTCATGGagcagagtttttttgtttaactttctgTAACACTGCGAGATTAAAAGGTTTTTCAGCTATATCATTTAATTTATCAATGAATAATTTATGGTTcctgatgaaaagatgaaaaatgttatgaatgttttcatttggtgcagatccaaataaaaatgtggatgtAGTTatttgaaatgtggtttcataagaagACTTTTGGGCCTTGGCGTAAGTATGTGCTTCCATTCTACTTCTTTAAATTACTGACATAAGTCTGACTCTATGGACCGACTAAACACATGAATTTAAAACTCATTAAACCTATTTTCCGGTTGGCAATTCGGACATTTCCCTGTCACATTAAAggaaaaaattatgttttataacACCTTGTAATCTGTTGTTAAATATATCTCACTCTCTCCGGGTCCAGTATTTTCTCATGACCTTTGAATTTCACACCAGGAATTAGCAAAGCATTATAAGGAATCTATACGTCTGGAACATTGCGTCTTAACGTCCATGGGGCTCTTACAGTCTCAAGCGCGTACTGACAGTGTTGCACTATGACATCATAGAAAGTGTGGAGTTGGTTAGTCTTGACGGTTGATTTACACTTGTTAATGGTTTGACTGTAGCCAGGTTGGGTCTCTAATTTACATTGCGGAGGGATCAGAGATGCTCTTTCACGAGAGGATAAAGGTTTATTTTTCTCCCTCTAACTTTAACATTTATTATCAACACTTCAAAGCGGGGGTTGCCTAATCtagcaataaaataaaagtgattGTTTCAGGCTGGGGAGCCAGATTTGCATATgtttctaatcatcacaaatttgTTCTTTCCTGTCTGGCGAACACATGACTTTTTGTATTGACTTCATGCCAATGGACTGGTTTGTAAGAGCAAGTCATTGTAACAAGGATGAACCTATGCTGTCTACAAATTCATACTTTATTAAGCCGAATAGGTTCACTCTAAATGCTTCTTTTTATTACTACATTTATCACTACATTACTATTACTGATTAAGTTATTTGTACTGCCTTCTTGTTTTAATGTAGTTAAAATGTCATTTCTTGCTCCTTTAATCTCTTAtccttgtaaagcactttgaggagttatcaagactagaaaagcactttaCAAATACAGACCGTTTACCATCAATTTAAATAACAGAGAAagcaaataaaagcaaatatttcaaataacaTCTCataatcacatttaaaaaaaaactaaaacatgaatTCATGTAATACACACAATCCTGAAGAGGTGGGTGTTAAGTAATGATTTGAAGGTGGACAGTTCAGTGCAGTGTCTGCATGAGTCTATACTTTTTTAAGGAAAATTCTACATATTAATGTCTTTAACTCTAAGTGCAGGTGGTAAATCTTTGTAACAACATTTGTCTAAAAAATACCATTTTGCTGGTGAATTAGCGCATGATCATTTTAATAGGAACATTGAATTTTTTGAAATTTCAGTGCCAGTTTAAACCATTAGCAAAAACtaaattttgatttattttgtttttcctaTTGTTTGTGTCTATGCATTGGTTGGACGTCACTCTCGGTGGGGGTAAAAGGAAGTGATGTAGCCGAGGCGAGTGCTATATTCTccgaacagataaatagatgagaCTGGTAACATGGGGCACAGTCTGGGCACAGATCCATTACCAAGAAAACGCGTGGCAGAAAGAATCGGTGTCACTAATCCAATATAGAAATCAGAATAGTACAAACAAAAGAAGCATATATGCTGTATACAGTTatttgagggaggagagagggacataAGTGTAATGACGAGACTGGGACACTGTGGAGACTTGCAGACAAAACATCATCATACATCACAGAGAGCACATGTCTGGTAGACCACAGAGAGGGTCAACATGCTGCCTCATCACTTCTGTTCAAATTGAAGACTCTGCTTAGTCCATCTATTCAACCAACTGAGAAAGAACTCCCATGGATTACTGGAGTCTCTGCGAACTGTAATTCAATCTCAACCTGACGGGGGCAGCGACGTGCCGCAGGGCAGTTGGTCTGTCAGAGACTTACAACAAGGcggcgaagaagaagaagaaggaagagaaacATCAGGAACATGGCAGCATCTAGCACGAAGTCGGTTTTATTCGTTTGCCTCGGTAAGAGACGTCCTTTTAATCTAACAGAAGCTCGTGTATTAAACTGTAAACACATACTTCCCTGTTCACAAATGAGTGATGTCGTAGTAATGTGTTAGCGTGCTAACAGCGCTAGCGCAAGTGTTTCAGCTAGCTACATCGCTCTGCTATTAATTAGCGTCAACATGGAAGTAATAAAGTTTATAACTATGACTTATCAAAGTTATTTTGAAACAGCTGCTTTTTGTTAGCGTGTGGCAGGAACATTACTCAGCACGTTGAGCAGATACGGTGAGTAACGCTTCTGTGAGTCATTCATCGGATGAGTCAAAAAGTTTTGGTCACGCTTTCCCATAAATTGCGTAACTTGACGGCAGGTCAGAGTCCAACCAGGAAGCTGCTCAGAGGTTTTAATTCTCTCTGATCCCGGAAGTGGTTTTGTTACTTTAAGGAAACTTTAACGTAGAGTATCAATGAGCCACTGTCGCAGGGAGTTTGTGTTTATCAGGTGACCAGGCTGCTGAAGCACGTGTAAACAAGGCTGCAGAGATTTCCCGGATGAAAGCTTCTATTAGACTCATTGAGATTTGTGAATGAGCTTTACGAATAAAATGCAATTGATTGATATGACGCGACATCACTTTAAATGACCACTGACTGGCAGCTCTGATACGATTTTTATGGTGCATGAATAACGTGTCTCctgctgtttttaaatgtgacctGCTCACTGATCTCTGGAGTTAATTACTTCTATCAGTGAAACCTGTATGATGGAAGTGACAAATAAACGTGACTCCGTATGGACAAAAAGTTTCTGTTGTTAGAAGAGGTTAATATCCAAAGGGactcatttaaatgtattaaaacataacactttgtttgtggttttgaaCAGGCAATATTTGCAGATCCCCCATCGCTGAAGCAGTCTTCTGTAAGATGGCAACAGATGCTGGTGTTGTTGATAAGGTAATGTCATCATTACTTTGTTGCATGCATAGTCGTGTACTTGCACGCACATTTTCGAGAAGTTAGCAACAGGAAGACTATAAATTGTCAGGAATGCACAACCGAAGAAGTTATGTTAATTTACTTGCTTAATTTATCATAAAATGACTGCAGTATAAATAAACACCATTTGCtgaaactaatattaaaaatgtatagcTCAAACCTAATCCTTTATCTTGTTTTATTGATTGACTCCATACTCAGTACAATTTTTTTACAATCTCCACTGTGAATGTCTGAATTATATATTCAACATAAACATGGACAATACAATGAGTTGTGTGTTAttagttagaaaactttgttcACTATTGTAACGTGATTTTTATATTGAAGCTGAATAGCTGACCATACTCTAGACAAGTGCATTACTTAAATGTTGATAAGCTTAATTGGCTGTCATTCTTTCTTATTCCACTGTATAAAATGTACAGCTAAATTATGAATACATCACTGCTAACCAGCAGCTTCACTGTTAACTGATACTGATGTGAATTCAGTGGTTACTGGTGGCAGATTTAAAAGAACCATATCTAAAGTGTTTGGTgataatatttatacaataacATTTAAAGAGTGTTTTATTCAGCACCAGGCTCTTTAAAGTATACTctatatttatcatttaaattatGGTTTAGACGCTACTAAGTGGTTAATACAGTATATTGACATagaatgttttaaaatatagtTAAATAgtatatcatcatcatcatcatcagacttGTGTTATTGTTCCCAATGCTCTGTGCTGCCTAGTGGAGGATAGACAGTGCTGCCACCTCCACCTATGAGATAGGAAACTCTCCAGACGACCGTGGCCAAGCCTGCATGAAGAGGCATAGTGTGCCAATGGGGCATGTGGCCAGGCAGGTATGAATACCCATTCCTATACATGTCTTATCAGTAGTTAGCACCCCCTTTTGCTTTCTATTGTTGCAGTGGGTCATAGACAGTGGTGCCACATCCGACTGGAATATAGGCAGCTCACCTGATCATCGTGGTCTGGCCTGCCTCAGGAATCACAGCATTGAGACAAGCCACAGGGCCCGACAGGTACAAACAGATGACCGGGGCTCTTCTCACCTCATTGATgcttgtgtgtatgagtgaagTTGGTAGGGTAATGGCTTCTAGACATTTAGCTTAATAGCCGTTCTCGCTAAGGATGTTCGACATTAACTGTTCCACCGTTAACCGGCTAAATTTTTTGAATGATTAATATAATCAGTAAAACAGTTCAACGCTGTTTTTGATGGCTGACCAGGCCACAAAAGTTGTGAGAATTCTTCTGAGGGTGACAGCAGACAACACTAAGTTAGTGGTCAttttttatcattatgagaaGTGTAAATAAAGGTGACACTGTTTTGGAACAAACCAAAAAGGAAAAGCTATCCCGAAACACATGAGGAGACCTTTTAAAATATAATGGGAAAGAGTCTAAGCAGAGAAGAGGGCAGCTAATGACACTGAATCTCCTGTGTCTGAACTTCAGCTGCAAGCTTCTTTTTAATGATTTCTGTGTTTTGCCTCCTTCCCTGTCCTTCAAGATTTAGAcagttttatttagattttggaTTTATGCCTGCTCCCCTCCATATTTGTTTGCCTGTTTCGactgctctttgttttttcaGTATTGTCTGCATCATTTCTCCGCAGGCCTTGTCcatttttgttttctattaaatcAGTGAAATAAATATGCTCTGTCTGGATGTCTGGATTGGGCCCCTTCCCTGTTTGCTTGCACCAGTTGTGACATtcggagaaaaaacaaataccATCGATGCATAGTTGATTTGTGTGCCAGAGAGAATGTGTTGACATGAGCCTCTCTCAGATTTCTCCTTGTTTTTGCTGATATGAATGCAACTTTAATTGCCAAGACCCAAAAAGTCTGAATATTGGTGGGAACTATGATCTTATTTTTTGCCCTACTAGCTTCCAGGTTAATCTGGTCTTCACGTCTGTACACCAGCTTCAGACATGTGACGTTAACTTCTTTCCCTCTGATTTGTCACCCATCTGTATctagtgttgtttgtgtgtttgattgtctGTGAAAATGATTAAGGGCCTCTTGCTCACGCTTGTTTCTATACTGCTGTGCAAAATGATGGCACCCGTGGCGTGTATGAATTACTGATGAAGCCAATCAATCACTGTATCGCATTGCAGCATGTGTTTTAAATCGTGAAACAGGCCTGAAATTACACCAAGATGTTTGTCCATGTAGGGCCTTCAGCCCGTATGGTGTGCTGGTTTATCCTCAGTGCAACTCCTACTCCCTGTGCACTTAAAACACTCTTTTTATGTTTCCCTGAGAGAACTTGGAGGTTTCGCCCTATGCTTGAGATCTCATCTAATCTCCTCAAAGCAGGGGAGAGGCTCAACCCTTGGCTTAAACCCAGCCAAATCCACACAATGAGCTTTGACAAGcctttttctcttctcccttttcctgtATCACCCTTTTTCCATTTCTAGCACTGGCTTTtgctcccacccccccccccccccccccgtttctgTCCCCCAATTTTTTTACTTGGTGAACTTAATTTAACTTCTGCCCCTGCCAGTATCCAAGCAAACTCGCCAAacagttcatttatttattatttatttatttattatttatttatttaatataccAATGGTattcacaaagaaacaaacctgTTTGTTTATCAAAGCAAACATGCCTTATTAACGAATAGCTAATGTTGATTGTTTAGGGATCTTAGAAAGTCCCAGCCATTAGTTTGGAACATTAGATTTAAGagagtttacatttttatttcatatttcaacaTGTTACTGTTGAGTCAACATTTGAGGAATGAGCATCACCTTGAGCCAAAATGTAATCATACTGTTGTAACCACAATCATTTAGCCTTTCAACATTGTGGTTTGGATGTTAAAAGTGAAAATTCACCGACTTCGAGAGCGTCTTTTAAGCTGTAAACCTGAGGTCCTCTCTTAGCACAATGATGCATGTGCACGATACAAGTAtttaataatgtatttgttGTAAGTTACAATTTAAATCTTGGCTGGTGGATGAACGGATTATGAATGATAATATAATAGTATGATAACACTACATTATATTATAAACCATTCATTTAAGGTTAAATGTAGAGCCCAACGGATATAGATTTTTGGTGGCCGATGCCGATACCGATATATCGGCTGataggtttatatatatatttaaaaaaaggttattattCCAAAGATGTTTTGATCAACCCcgtatgacaaagaaatgtaattgaggcttaaATATGTTTTCTACATTCCAACCATCTTTGTCAACATTATATTGATAATTGTAAGcagcaaattatataaaaaacttCAAACAGCcaaagtgtttttcttcatcttttgtTCTGTAAAGTAAAAGCTTCTTTATCTGTCAACATGGTTGTAATCAAATATATCTTCTTTAAAATCCTTCTTAGTAAGAGACTTGTTTGaatttgttattgttgtagTGGTCCGCCTTGTGAGGGAGGTCTGGTCGGGGGCTTGCATCAGGCTTCTCTAACAGCCTTATACAGTTTGTGTGAGAGCGTGATGTAGGCAGAAGCTGAGAGATTAGCCCCGTCTGTAATTATACATGCCAGAGATTAccactgtgtgtgagggaaaGGGTGTGAGAGTGTTCAAATGGAAAATACAATGATCAGACTCGATTGGCCACAGTCAGACGCTGTAGACCTTGTACGACTTCACAGACTCAACGAACATCTGTTTATTCCTCTGCTGTTAAATGAATGTCAATCGTTGTCTATAACTCAACATCTGGAATATTGCAGGAGATCTAttcatgtctttttcttttgttccccTCTTCCCTCAGTTGCCCTTTGTTTGTCCCCATCCTCTTTGAAGCATTCCTATAAATTGACTCTCAGAACCCCTTTAAAACAGTTCTGGGTACTGTGTGTTGTTCTTACTCATTTCTTTTCAATTGCTGCTTGTTCCATTAAATCATCACTGAGCTCAGTGAGGACTTTGCACAGCTTCCCCTCCACATGTTTACAGATGTACAGCTTAGATCCCTTTCATAAGGAGTTTGCTGGCGAATCCGCAATCGTATCACAGCTGTTATCTTTTCAGATTTCAGCCCTGGCCACACCCGTTGGTTACTGCGGTAACGGaaaatgtgtgtggggggggttcttccacaaaacaaaaacaaagcaatCACTGCTGGATCTGTTCACTACACAGcccaacaagttttttttttgaacaAGTACTTCAGACGGCAATAATTGCAGCCGCGATCGgatttcctgctgtgcacagCTCGAATAGTTTTTCCTCACAACAGCAGAGCAAAGTTTAAGTTGGCTACCTTGCTGAGAAGGATCCACTCTGCATGTTCTGCAGCTCACTGTGGCTGCTTCTTCTTGTTTTATTACTCccttttaaatttgaaaatgatACACTGAAGAAGAAATGGCAAACACATTGCACTTCCTGGGACTGTTTCGTGCCACCCCATGTTTTGCCAGCTGAAAGCTTCAATGCGAAGCAGCTGCAGAAAATCATCGGTTCGCATCAGCAGCCACTTTAAAGATACCCTgtgtaatattttttgtaaacaaacaaattatatcTGCTATCCAAACTCTATTGCGTGTATCCCAGAGGTCCGACAAAAAGTGTTGACTACATTTGCACCTGCAGATCTTCCCGTGGGAGTGATTGGTTTTCACTGTGTAAGGCTGAACCCTGTCTGCGTTTCCTAGCTGAGCCAAAAGTAATATTTGCTTTTGTCCTCCCTACTACCAGGTGACCAAGGAAGATTTCATGAGCTTCGAGTACATTCTCTGCATGGACGAGAGCAACTTGAGGTACGCTCTGCTGcagaaagtgtttgtttttctcttggaGTGTGCATCACAGTCGCTGGAAACACTGGTGTCATGTGTTAAGTGTCCTTTCCTACTAATAAATGGTTCCTTTGGTTTCAAAATAACTAATTTGTCTCGAAAGGAGGTCAGGGCAGGTTGTCCCGCTAACGCTGTTGACGGTGGTGTGTGTGCTACTTTGCACACTCGTGAAAGTGTTGGTAACATTGAACTAGAGCTAACTCGTAGGTGAATGCCTCCTTTTAATGAGCAATATCCTTTCTTAAGCTCTTTCCAGAGGTCAAGGGGGAGGGATATTTTTTGCTACTTTGAACGTTTAGGGATCATTTTGAGATCACATGCCTATGGCAGATCTGATCTGTAAGCAGCTTACTGAGTTCCTTGGATGCCTCGTCTTTGCTCCTTGGGCAGTTTTTTCCCCTTTCTCGACCACATATTTCTTTGCTCCACAAATGCTAAGCTGACCAGACTGAGAAAATGAGACCTTGTCCGAGACAAAAGGCTAATCAGTCCGTGTTTAGTTAGCTTTACCAGAACTGTTGTTTTGAGTGACTGTGTTTTTTCTGCTGTGGGAGGAAGTTTATCCTAAATACTTGATTATTGTggatttaataatattatttaaagtCTTTTGATATATATTTGTTCCCTACTCCTGACATCACATGTTAGATCCCTATGTGTTTCCCTCGCTCCCTTTTCTTGTGGAGTTAACATTCTTTCTCTTGTCTTCCCAGCGAGTTGAACAGGAAAGCAAAGTCTGTGAAAAACTACAGTGCAAAGATTGAGCTCCTCGGTTCATACGATCCTCAGAATCAGCGGATCATCAAGGACCCTTATTATGTAAGTATTCAAGTCAAATTGGAGACTCAAGTTTCATGCTCCTTTTCCCCTCCATACAGTGTTTATGACACTGCTGATGTGAAGCAGTTAATCTCAGAACACGCTGACATGTTCTTTTATTACCGTGAACAACTGTCAGTCCCTCAATCACGGTCCCACCGCTGTTAAACTGACAAGTTcaccaaatgtgaaagatgtcTGTGGCTGTAAATGTCCGACTTCTAAAAATGCACGACTTCTAAAGAATATGGAGCGAGACTTTAttctatgaaaatgtattttctttctttcttttctctttggaGAAGAAGGGGTGTTTTCAGAATGAACCCATGGACATGTtggttttacagtttttcaaaaGATTTGTTGACAATAAGTATAAGGCAAATCAACCAACAACAAACCAATTAACAAACAACACACGTTCAAAGGGTTGCTACCTATGACTCAAACTCTTCCTgtactctttttcttttttgcttcaaagaaatgttttgagATCGTAtgcatttctttaaaaatatacaaatattctTGGCTGCACAACAAACCAGAGTCGCACTTTATCTTTTTAGTATTTTTAATTAAGTGGACGAGGAACAAAGAGTTTAAAGTCAAAGTGGAAACGCTCTTTAACGTTGTTGTTCTACTTCATCGGAACTGTAAAAATGTGGTTTGATCTGATGATTAGATTGATAGTGAACTGGCATCCAAAGGAAACAACAACCCCTCAAGTGTGTCATCACATTTTCGTTTAAACccttcatttaaatttaaaagaagGTGGGGGAAAAACAGTTTTGGTGAATGTGAATTGTCATGTTATCCTTTCAGCGTTTGTTCAAATTACATATCAGGTTtaaaggaagaggaaaagagcaAGACATGTTTTTACAGTGGACAATGGAGGCAGTTGCAGTTTATATAAAGATTTGCGCAGATCAGGGTTCGGGTGCATGTGGTCGCTTCATGGAGACACATACACAGGGAGCGGTTGGATCACGTCCGCTGGCCTTTAATGAAATAAACGACACCACaacaaaacagcagagtggaCTGCAGTAGTAAAAATGGCAGCAGGCGGTTCCTTGCTCACTGGGTCCAGAATAAATGCCaacatttaaattatgaaaaatgtGTTCTGCGGCCCTCCGAGCCCACTAAACACCACAATAAATCACTTAACTATTATTTTATTAGTGTGGACATGATTGTACAAAGTGTTTTTGGTTTCAGATTGGTTTTCACTCTTCATGGCTCAATCAGGCCTGTTTGGTGCTTGCGTGCTCTCTCTGCAGTGACAGTCGTGCCAAATGATTTGGCTGCGAATTATCATCTCAGTTTATGACTGACAAGAGGCAACAGTGGGAATGTCGGaccatttaaatgtttgatttgtaaTGATACGTTTTCAATACATGAAATTGTTTTATAACTTCCTAGGGGCACGCAATGTTTTTTCTAGTTTAGTAGTTTATACAAATAAATGGTAATGATGCTCGAAAAGTTAATTTCCTGTGTGGCCTTGAAGGAGAATGTGTGGCTCGAGCTCTGTTTATAATACTGTTATTTGTGGCTCTGTTGTGGAACCAGAATCCCAAGATGAAACGGTCATCAGATTAGTGATGTGGTTTGGAGATCGGTCGTGGTCGACCACAATATGTGACTGAAGTCAGTTGTATTAATTTGTCTCATGTTCGAAAAGCCTGTTTCTCTCTATGGAGATCAGCATGCGTTTGTCTGTGTCGCTCTTTCTGCCAACGGTCGCTGTGGTTCGGACACTTGGAAGATTATTGGTTTATGGTCTCTCACCAGCGACCACATGGCATGACCGAAAAGTGACCGGCCAACACAGTGCGAGTGAAACTTCTCGATAAGTTCTGAATGGATTCgcatgaaaagggaaaaaaagtaaataacagAAAATTCCTCAACTTCCGATAATCGATTCATCATTGGAGTCATTTTTCGAGCAGAAAAGCAAAATAAATCACTGGCCGCTGCATTTAGTTGTTTTAACTGAGAATCATTGATTCCTGGACCGCCGGTCGGTCAAAacaagtgaaaatgt comes from Pleuronectes platessa chromosome 17, fPlePla1.1, whole genome shotgun sequence and encodes:
- the acp1 gene encoding low molecular weight phosphotyrosine protein phosphatase isoform X2, giving the protein MAASSTKSVLFVCLGNICRSPIAEAVFCKMATDAGVVDKWVIDSGATSDWNIGSSPDHRGLACLRNHSIETSHRARQVTKEDFMSFEYILCMDESNLSELNRKAKSVKNYSAKIELLGSYDPQNQRIIKDPYYGSDEDFEKVYEQCVRCCKAFLEANS
- the acp1 gene encoding low molecular weight phosphotyrosine protein phosphatase isoform X1; its protein translation is MAASSTKSVLFVCLGNICRSPIAEAVFCKMATDAGVVDKWRIDSAATSTYEIGNSPDDRGQACMKRHSVPMGHVARQVTKEDFMSFEYILCMDESNLSELNRKAKSVKNYSAKIELLGSYDPQNQRIIKDPYYGSDEDFEKVYEQCVRCCKAFLEANS